The window CTGCCGCCTCATAGCAACCAGGATATACTACTGAAATAAGCAAGACCTGTAGTATGCAAGGGGACCATTTCTACTCCACATGACCCTTTAAGGCTACCAGAGACATATGCAAAGTAGACTCAACGTACTGGTACAGCATATCGTACTATGTATGTTCCAAAAATAGTAGTTTTCATGCATTTCTAATAGCAGAATTAAACACTAATTAAGAAGCTAGCGAAACTACCAGAAAGAGTCTCGAGCGTAATTGCGTGAATTTCGGTCTTCATGTTGCGAGCCGCCGTTACTCAACATGCCTAGCGAAGCTCAACCAGAAACCATTGCAGGGATTCTCAGCCAATTTCGCTCTCTACAGTTTGAATAGCAACAATTTATACGGATTCGCAAACTAAGCACTATGCCCCTGTCAACCTAGACACTTCTACAGGGCTTGGTTTTGGGCTGATTGGCCACAATGATATCCCGTGGACGACAATCCGCCATGCTAGTATTCGCGCCCTGCAGATAATAGCCTAGGAAGGAAATTCCTGCCAAAATAGTTCTGTGTTCGTACAATCCAGACTTGGTTATGACTTGGCAACTCACAGCAACAGTCTTACAAATCCGTCTCTGCCTGCGTTTAGCTTGTCAGCCCATGGACTTGGCACTACCACTAGTACTACTGTAACACCCCAGTTAAACTTGATGGATCTATGGAGACAGTTGTATAGTAATCTTTAGCTAATCAAGCGGCGTTGCTGCGTTGCTGAACGCTATGCCTAGTAGAGCCCATCCTTTATCTAGAGCGGCTCTGATTTTACCCAAGCTGTCCAGCCATTCTGCTGGACATCAATATGCTCCCTCGCCATCTGCTATCACTAagcttcctccttcttcttcaatttctTGTCAAAAATTATATCTGTAAACTCGTCCAAGCCAATAGAACCCAAGTTCTCTGTATCGTATTTCCGTAGCTTATTAGTGGAAGGCATCTCAGGGTCGAACAAAACTGGGTCATCCGGAGGAGTTGAGCCAAACAATCGACCCATTTCAGACTTCCAATCCGCTTCTACCTTGATCCTCACTTTACACTGAAACTTGTTGTCGTCGAATCCGCGGTTAAGCAAGATGGCACAGCGCAGGAAGCTTGGTACGCCCGATTTGAGCATCGCATTCTCGTGGAGGACCCAGCTCGCACCAACGCCTTTGCCGTAGTCATCGCTGAAGATGTGCCCCGTCACTCTAGCATCGTCGCTCGCCGTATAGCTCACAGTCTTCTCCCACTTAAGGGTCCCGCCAGCATTTGCGCCTAATTCACTCACGCCTGCGTTCATTTCAGCTCCATGAGTCACCGACTCCTCTTGAGTTGAAGGCAATAAGGTCACACGTCCCGAAGGCGCTATGGCCTGAACTTGAGGTGCGGGAACTCCGGGAACAACATTGGCAAACTCGAATTCCAGCGACGCAGACACGATCCGTCGTGATCTCCGAGTTGTATCAAGGTAAAAATCGTAGACAACAAGCGTCCCGTTTTCTCCCGTCTCTTCTGATAGGACTCCATGAATAACATCTCGTGATTTGCAGCGAACTTCTATAATGCCCCGGCGCTCCGTGACTGTTTGTCGCTGATATGGTGCAGAGGGGTCATTGCGAGTATGATAGCCGCTGCCACGCTCGCCCGTTTTGTTTAACCCGATGCTCACAGAAGTGTCTTCGAGATCTGAATCGAGGTCTGAGTCGATGAAAGCGTCCACTGCTTCCTCATCTGGCATTTGGTCGTCATTGAGATCGTGGTCCATGGTTAATTTGGCTGATTGCAGCGAATACTTTGTATAGAATAACAAGTTATTTCTTTGCTAACCAATGGCGTTATAAATCATAAGAGGGGCGTTTATAGCAAGATGGAAGTATCAGCACTGCCACAAACTTGAAGGCTCAAGTGCCCCTTCTTGCTAGGAAATTAGGGCTGCGAGGCATAATTACTGCTGGCATATGTACCTGCGGCTGAATCACGAGGTTGTAGTCAATACAGACTATGTAGTAGTGCCGCGAACTTAACATCGTCCCACCATCTTTGTCTACTTATCCACTCCTGTCACATGTGCCTAATATGTACTCATACAGCATGTATGAGCTGCGGAGAATTTATCGGTCCATCAGCCCTACTCTTCGATCCTTACTTGAGTGAAACAGCTTGTAAACTTGTTATTAGTTGATTAGTTGACAGTAATCAGCATATGAAGTTTCGCAGGTAACACCctgcttcagcagcttgttTGCGCGTGGTAGAGCTGCTTGATCTCATGGTTGTCACTAAAGAAACTATTGACGCAGCTCGATTTTCCCCCATCACCAGGGTTTGTTCCATTGGCTCGCGTGTTCCCGTAGCCCAAGTCCGAAACAAGCAGGGTTCAGATCCTGTTATTTAGCGCCAACTCTTC is drawn from Trichoderma asperellum chromosome 4, complete sequence and contains these coding sequences:
- a CDS encoding uncharacterized protein (EggNog:ENOG41), which produces MDHDLNDDQMPDEEAVDAFIDSDLDSDLEDTSVSIGLNKTGERGSGYHTRNDPSAPYQRQTVTERRGIIEVRCKSRDVIHGVLSEETGENGTLVVYDFYLDTTRRSRRIVSASLEFEFANVVPGVPAPQVQAIAPSGRVTLLPSTQEESVTHGAEMNAGVSELGANAGGTLKWEKTVSYTASDDARVTGHIFSDDYGKGVGASWVLHENAMLKSGVPSFLRCAILLNRGFDDNKFQCKVRIKVEADWKSEMGRLFGSTPPDDPVLFDPEMPSTNKLRKYDTENLGSIGLDEFTDIIFDKKLKKKEEA